From the Antennarius striatus isolate MH-2024 chromosome 15, ASM4005453v1, whole genome shotgun sequence genome, the window GAAAAAAAGTTGAACTCTCACATGTGTGTTTCATAGGGTGTTTTGCTTTTCCTCTAATGAGTgctttctgtgttttaaatggACCCGTCTTTGTTTGCTCCCATTAGAGACTCCTGTACTCGTGGAAGCAGCGTGACCAGGCATGCATTGCTCATGTGCTGAATCTCCATCATTCTCTGCTGGTGAGAAACACTGTTCATATGACTCCTGAAGTTCTGcacaaaagacaacaaagaCAAGATGAGCATATTGATTAAAACAATCCCCTTTCTTCCCACTGTGCCTCTAGACACTGACGTGTGTGTAGATCAACCTACTTGCTGGTTGTGACACGTGATGCTGCAGAGGTAGCAGTAGAACTTGTTGGCATTCTCCGCTCcgccctcctctccttcctcctggtTGTCCGGTAAAACCAAAGGAGAATCTTTGCCCTCTGAGTCTTCCTTCAGGGGCACATTCACCTGCTGGTCATCCTCAGTCAGGCCTCCACTCGGTGACGGGGCTGACAAACACCCGAGCACCTGCAGAGACGGGCCAACCCAGATTGAAACCCGctattgtgtttatttgtttgttaataATCACAAATAACGGCTCCATTAACCTCAGCAGCTCCGCCTTCCTCCAGTGCCTCAACAACATCCGATTCCCTGGTGCAACCTTCTTCCTCCAGGATGACGTCTGGGAAAGCAATCGTAGCCAAAACAACACATTTGGATGAAGCACGAGATTCACATCggaattattttttccacatttctgcTGGTTTTACCGTCAGGGTGGCTGAGGTCTGTGTCGATGTTACGATCCGAAGAAAGAACTTCCTCATCTGTATCTGCGATAGTGATGGTTTCAATGACTTTATGTTCCTTGAGCTCCTCTGACCTGAGAGAATAGCAAGAAATAATAAACAGAGAGAAATGGGAACAGTGATCAAAGCAAAGGCGTAACTGCTCAGAACATTTCCCCTCTGATTATCTCATACtggataaaaaaacaacctagAGGAAGAAACTGAAACACATATTTCCATATTGCCTTAtgagatttttttgttattttcatggaAAACATTTTGGCACTGAGATTGGTGATTTGACTTCAAATCCATATCATAGTTACTTCGATGACTATGTGCTTTTTTTGCACTGCCTGCAAAGTTCTCGGGAAAGCTCTGCTCTATGGTGAAGACCCCTGCTGGTTTGCTAACTGACTCCTCTAACTGAGACCTCAGTGTTTGCCTTCGTAGGGAACTGGGGAAAGCATCAATCAAATTAATCAACATGAGcaagataaataaattacagCATGTCGGTTTAAATACTCCTTCTGTTCGTGGTCTGACTGCTACATTCTCTGCCTACCCCTCTGTTCTCTGCCTCTTAATTGCAGGTTCTTCAAGTTGATTCCCAGTGGATTGGACAGGTTCATCCACCCCTCCTGGCATCTCTGAGGAGCAAAAGGGCAAGATTTGAAAGGCTTAAGTACAAATGTTcaccactgattttttttaacaaatccaCATAGTTTCTGTTCTTGACAACAGGGTGTCATATATCTCAAGCATCACATCTCATGTGTTCTACTTCATCTCCCACCTCAGACTGTTTGCATGTTTCAGTACTGTTTGGACTGCAGCACTACCTGTTTCAATGATCTCAGTAGTTTCATTGGTGCTGCCAGCAGCTGGTTGATCATCTGTGGTTTCTGTTGCCATCTGCTCGCTGTCCCTCTTTCTGTCTGGCTGGCGAGCTGCCGCTTCCTTCATTAAAAAGATTTCAAATTTTAAGTCCTATACTGATCTTTATTTTGCGGCAAGATAGGAAAGCTGTTTTTGTGAGATATGGTACTTAGCAAAATTGTTCAGCAAATTCATCTTCTTGCATACAAACAATAACGTCTGTTTAATCAGTGCACAGTTATTTGATAACTTGTTCAGCCTGGAGGGCAAAATCAAGCAAAAGTATTTCCCCAGCAATTAagcaatttaaatttttctgaattatttcagaatttttttggcTGCTTTTTAATTTGCCTGTAAGCATAGtgtcagaaaataaagaaacacactCATCACAATTCAATTTCTCAACACCTAGAGCCAAAATGtcctcattatttattttatgaatcaAACCCGTCTGTCTGAAAAAATGTCTGTCTTGGTTGGAAACTcacaatttcacatttaaaccACCTTTCATCGCATCAGACagtcacatatttttcatttacataACCAGATTACTGCGCATTAGCTGGTCTGAAAACCAATACAGAGTAGTGATTATGATCTTGAGTATGATGCTGTTGTAATTActgtggtggtgatggaggggaAGGACGAGGAAGAAGACGACGCTGTGGTGGTAGTGTTATTGTAGTAGCGAGCATGCGGGTGGAACGGTCGAGCAGCTGGGAAACCCATGATGGGGGACTTGATGGCCATGCCCATGGGAACCGGCCCCAGCAGAGACGACCTTGCTGAAGCTGCAAAGAACTGACGGAACTGCTGCTGTCCACCCATCCCAAAGCTCCGCATGTTGCCTGGGTTGAAAGCAAAGCATGACATGGACATGGAAACATATACGCAGAtggaaacattttgattttagaTTGTATAGCTTTGCTATCTCTATGCTGCAAACCAAACAGTACCCTGCATCTGCTGCATCAGCAGGGCTCCCTGCAGCATGGGATTGGGGGCGATGATGGTGGTCTGGGTTGCCTGGCACAGGTTGACCATCCTGGGAGGAGGGGCTGACTGGGGAGGAACAGGCATGGCTCTgggcaacaaacaaacagaatattAAATCTGCAGGTTGGGACTTTCACACATATTTGAACATCTCTTACACTCCAACATGTGCAAACCGAGTTCACAGTGAAGCCATAACGGAGAAAACCAGAAGTAGGGCAGAGCCCACAAACCAGTAAACTAACAGGATTTCTGTAATTACTGTCACTGTCAGAAAGGGGAGTAAAAAGATCCACAACCTCACTGAAATGTACACATAAACCAAATCAATATGCGATGGTCAAAGATCTTCCTGTCAACCAGATTGAAGCAGTCAATTTAAAAAACCTGGTAATTATTACAAGCACGTGTGAAATTTGTGAATGTGCTAAGGTTAAGATgtaaaagacaagaagaggGAAACAACATTTGTGGAGGCGTACAACTGCAAACAGTGGTTACCctcaaatgaaaatacaaagtgTCTGCTTTAAGGAGACAAAACACAACTTAATAACAAATCTTTTAGAGAAGAGACCATTTAATCGCATATAAGATGTTAAAACACTAACGACAATGTGAGATTATCTAAaataacattacattaaaaCAAACCACACATGTTAATGTCAAAGATCAGGTTGTTATCTTTGCTTATCCTCAATCTGAATAAACAAGCCAGTTATGACTTGAGATTTTACGACTCAAAATTGATTAACACGCAGGTTATAACAggtatatattgtattttataaGGGGGTTGTGACCAGAAGAGCGAAACAAAGGTCATGTAACGTGATCACACTTTTATTCGACTAGCGCCAGTAATTTCCAATATACAAAAATCTATATTTTATCAACACAAACTTTGAGCTTGCCAGATaaatgaatataataataaaaatgtacagttATTATATTTAAACGAAAGAAACGTTGTTGGGCATCCAGGCATCAATCAGTGTCGTCTTTCCACCTTAGCAACCACAATCCACGCATAACTCATCGGGAAGGCCCGCCTAATCCCCGCTGTCGAGTTGACGGCCTTACCGCGGCgtctggtggtgatgatgggcgaCATGATGCCCCGGGGGCGGCTGCGGCGGAGGAGGTGGCGGAGGCTGCTGCTGGAAAAGTTGCTGTAGCTGCCGTAGGTGTTGTTGaaattgctgctgctgctgttgctgctgctgatggatgTGTGGGTTGAACATTACGGGATTTAATTTCCTCCGTTGGGCTGCGAGTTGAcagaccagcaggtgtgtggTGCCAATGTTTTTAGTCGGtcgttaaaataaaaatatctctgCATGGGAA encodes:
- the ciz1a gene encoding cdkn1a interacting zinc finger protein 1a, encoding MFNPHIHQQQQQQQQQFQQHLRQLQQLFQQQPPPPPPPQPPPGHHVAHHHHQTPRAMPVPPQSAPPPRMVNLCQATQTTIIAPNPMLQGALLMQQMQGNMRSFGMGGQQQFRQFFAASARSSLLGPVPMGMAIKSPIMGFPAARPFHPHARYYNNTTTTASSSSSSFPSITTTEAAARQPDRKRDSEQMATETTDDQPAAGSTNETTEIIETEMPGGVDEPVQSTGNQLEEPAIKRQRTEGSEELKEHKVIETITIADTDEEVLSSDRNIDTDLSHPDDVILEEEGCTRESDVVEALEEGGAAEVLGCLSAPSPSGGLTEDDQQVNVPLKEDSEGKDSPLVLPDNQEEGEEGGAENANKFYCYLCSITCHNQQNFRSHMNSVSHQQRMMEIQHMSNACLVTLLPRVQESLMGANKDGEKKDDSKHWCATCHNHFTSSITDHRRTEEHKLASRTAISSCTVCKKHFRTSQIFVEHLQSVEHRQKVEKLQEREGCEVLGNLTATDADGFSVEEGEEIQLGDGEQIISEKLDDWPSFKEVTLKEMTCDEQHNPNTIYGSSFFVPVAGFICRVCHKFYHFESSALHSHCKSLKHFEKLKKYKELLSQKEEAAASSGESLGAPDNIKPGTEATTDHLDESPHCDDAGLVTDVNSTQTVCSLTQINSQTGNQRLEELAVPDQTSQDFTTSPSRGEEATSQACVVQGQLADLPTGSREDPQRGATAKEGDEELEEEEAAAAPGKKIDSGKAKATPKRRSGRVANRR